Proteins encoded by one window of Glycine soja cultivar W05 chromosome 15, ASM419377v2, whole genome shotgun sequence:
- the LOC114385801 gene encoding BOI-related E3 ubiquitin-protein ligase 1-like, giving the protein MAVEASYMNLLPSQLLTNRETIKSNQQLQHQLNSDYMYNTTQMDSSSALPLPAATMPESLLSFYQSNFCDPNKADSGLTYHIPLQRKRSRDFTTELTSLPAHQKNKISSESSFLNQEILYQFQNQQSEIDRVLAHHTEKVRMELEEQRMRQSRMLVSAIQEAMVNKLKEKDEEIQRMEKLNWALQERVKSMCMENQIWRELAQTNEATANYLRSNLEQVLAHVGEERATAAEVADDAQSSCGSNDAADAGDDTAASTVATGRGRLCKNCGVRESVVLLLPCRHLCLCTMCGTTIRNCPICDSGMDASVHVNLS; this is encoded by the exons ATGGCAGTTGAAGCTAGTTACATGAATCTCTTGCCTTCTCAGTTACTCACTAACAG AGAAACCATCAAATCCAATCAACAATTACAGCATCAATTGAACTCTGATTACATGTACAACACTACCCAGATGGATTCTTCTTCAGCTTTGCCTCTACCAGCAGCAACAATGCCTGAATCACTCTTGTCCTTCTATCAATCCAACTTTTGTGATCCAAACAAGGCAGATAGTGGTCTCACCTACCATATTCCTCTCCAGAGAAAACGTTCAAGAGATTTCACCACCGAGTTAACCTCTCTCCCAGCTCACCAGAAGAACAAAATCTCCTCTGAGTCTTCCTTTCTCAACCAAGAGATTCTCTACCAATTTCAGAACCAACAATCAGAAATTGATCGAGTCCTTGCTCATCAT ACTGAGAAAGTGAGAATGGAGTTGGAGGAACAAAGAATGAGGCAATCAAGGATGTTGGTGAGCGCAATCCAAGAGGCAATGGTGAATAAGCTGAAGGAAAAAGACGAAGAGATTCAGCGTATGGAGAAGCTGAATTGGGCCCTTCAAGAAAGAGTCAAAAGCATGTGCATGGAGAACCAAATTTGGAGGGAATTGGCACAAACAAACGAAGCCACAGCCAACTACCTAAGAAGCAATTTGGAACAAGTCTTGGCACATGTCGGCGAGGAACGCGCCACCGCGGCCGAGGTGGCCGATGATGCTCAATCTAGCTGTGGCAGCAATGATGCGGCAGACGCCGGAGACGACACGGCGGCATCCACGGTGGCGACCGGTCGTGGTAGGTTGTGTAAGAACTGTGGGGTGAGGGAGTCAGTGGTGTTGTTGTTGCCATGCAGGCATCTTTGCCTTTGCACAATGTGTGGGACCACAATAAGGAATTGCCCTATTTGTGACTCTGGCATGGATGCTAGTGTGCATGTTAATCTCTCTTAG